DNA from Brachyspira aalborgi:
TACGAATAAGCTCTTGAGCCTAATTGCATTAATTTATTAATATTTTCTATTTTATCTTTATTTTGTATATCGTATAATTCGTTTTTTTCTTTTTGAATGCTTTTTAAAAGAAGAAGTATATTTCCGTTATCGCCTTCGTAAAATAAAGCTCTTCTTGCAAGTTTATAAGAATTATCTAAATTTCCTTTTAATAATTCTTCTCTTGCCATTTCATAATCTTTATTTTTTAATTTCGCTTCATATTGCATAAAGACTCTATAATCTTTATTAATATTATGTTCTTTTAATTTATATACCAATTCGTCTAATAAATAATAATCGTATAATGCGTAAAATAAAATTAAAATCAAAACTGTAGCAAGCGGAATAGCTATTGTTTTTGATAAATTAATTCCGCCTTCAATATAAGAACCTTTAAAAAATGCAAAATAAATACTTAAAGCTATTATATAAGGAATTATATATTTATATAATATTAAACTTGTAAATATATAAGAGATTAAAGAATGTTCTTTAGCGTATATTTTTGAATATATAACATAGAAAATTAATATTAAAAATATGCCAATAATCGACATTATTATAAAATTTAATATAAGTCTTTTAACTATGCTTTTATTCATGATTCAATATCTTCAATTTCTATTTCTTTAGTTTCCTCTATAATTTCTATAGGTTTTAATTTTGGCTTTTTATCATAAATATCGTTCATAACTTTTTGAGCTAACATTTTAGGAGGCAAAACTGCAAAATCATTCATAACGATATTAAAATATTCTAAAGCCTTTTTATATTTTTTCTGATAATAATAACAAAATCCTATTTCATAATAAGCCCAAGCCATATCTTTTGAATAATTTTCTCTATCAAAATTATCAATTATATATTGATAATATTTTATGGCTCTTTTATATTTTTTGTTATTAAATTCCGTATAAGCTTTTTCTGCAATTATTTTAGGATATCTCGCTTCTTCGGGAGTAATTTTAAGTGCGGTTGCGCATGAAGTTAAATAAAAAATAAACGCTATAAGAAAAATAAAATTCTTTTTCACTGACAAAACCTACTATTTTTTATAGGAATAAACTTCATCTCGCACAGGCAAACTTTTACGCAAGATTCTTAAAAAATCGCCCAAGTCTCCCATATCCTTATAACTGTCGCACTTTTCTACCGTTCTTCTAGCTACGGTAAAATACTTATACATCTTCTCTTCGCCAAGTTTTTTACGCCATTGCTCTTGAGTGCATTTTATTCTTAATAAATATTCTTTTCCCTCTAAACCGCTTGATTTTCTAAACAAAACGCAATAACGGCAATTAGCGCAATATATGCCCTCAAATTCAATAGGTTGTTCTTTATCTTCAGTCATAAATATTAACCATAAATTATGTTATTATATCTATAGTATAGCAAATTTTAAAATTAAAGTCAAGTTTATAATTTGTATATTTTAGCCTTATTCTTTAAAAAATATTATTGAAAAAAATAAAGTATAATATATAGTAATTAATCGGAGAATTTAAAATTAATGAAAATTTTATTTATAAGACATGGACAAACGCAATATAACGCCGAATTTAGATGGTTAGGTTCTACTGACAATCCTTTATGCGAAAACGGAAAAAAAGAACTTTTAGAAAAAAAACATATTATAGAAAAATATAAACCAATTCAAAAATTATATTGCAGCCCAATGAAAAGATGCGTTGAAACCGCAGAAATATATTTTAATCAAATGAATATTGAAATAATTGACGACTTAAAAGAAAGATGTTTTGGAGATTTTGAAGGAAAAAAATACGAAGAATTAAAAGACAATCATTATTATAAAGAATTTAATAAAAAACTTTGGAGAAGCAATATACCAAACGGAGAAGATTATAAAGAATTTTTTAAAAGAACTAAAAGAGTATATTTAAATATTTTACAAGACATGAAAAAAAATAATTTAGATTATGCAGCTATAGTTTCGCATGGCGGAATTATTATGTCTATAATAAGCGAATTCGACAATAAAAAAATGGCTTTCTACGATTATTTGGTTAAAAACGGTTGCGGATTTCTTACAAAAATTGACGAAAAAAATAATATAGATATTTTGGAAAAATTTTGATTAAAAAATAACGGAATAAATTAAATATGGAAACATTATTAATATTGCCAATATCTTTTCTTATGGATATGTTTATTAATAGTTTTAAATTAGACATATTCGCTTATATAAAAAATCTATTTGATAAAATTAATAATATATTGCATGAAAAAGTTTATAAAGAAAATAAAATATTAGAGTTTATATTTGGAACTTTAATTTCAATATTTATAATAGTTATAGTTTTTCTAATTTCTTTTTATTTATTAAAATTATTTTATAAAATACATTTTATAATAGGTTTGATTATAGAATTGATTTTATTTTATAATATTTTAGAAACAAGAAAGCCTTTAGAATTTGCCTCAATCATATTTGGAACTTTGCAGAATAATAATTTTAATAAAGCAAGAAATATATTAAAAGAAAATTTAAAAATAGATACGGAAGATATGGACGAAGAGACGATTATAAAAAGAACTATAGAATATGCGACTATAACTTCCGCAGAGAATTCTATTTATTTATTAATACTTTTTATTATCGGCGGAATTCCAATTTGTTTTTTATACAAGACAATTTACACATTATCTAAAAACGAAGTTGCAATTGACGAAAATAAAAACAAAAAATTATTTGAAATATTTTTAGTAAAATTATGCTTTATTATAAATATAATACTTTCTCTAATTTCTTTTTTATTTTATGCAATTTCAAGTTTATTTTTGCAATATAGATTTAGAAATTCTTTCGCCATTTTGAAAAAGGACGCTAAAGATAGCAAATCAATTTTAGAATGCGCGGTAGCAGGTTCTTTAGATATAGAAATTGGCGGAGATTATTTTAAAGACGGAGAATTATTTGAAAGAGAAAATGTAGGCGATTATATGGAAGAATTAAATTATAAACTTATAGAAAAAGTTAATAAAATACTTTTGCTTGGAAATTATATTTCTTTATCGATTTTAATATTTATAAAACTTATCTTTATGCTTTTATCGGTTATATTTTAATTAATGTTATTTAAAAATTCGTATATATCCTCATAACCTTCAAATTCCGCTATATCGATTGGAGTAAGAGAAGAATTATCTTTTATATTAGGATTAGCGTTTAATCTTATAAGCTCTTTTACAGAATCTAATTTATTATATTTAGCAGCCAAATGCAAAGCCGTTTGTCCATTATTGTCGGTTTTATCTATTCCGTTTCCATATTTAACTATTTCTTCTATTATGTCTTTATCTCCGTAAGAAGCGGCAAACATAAGCAAAGTTCTATTATTATTGTCGGTTATATTATAATCGATTTTATTTCTATTTTGAATTAATAAATTCTTTATATCGTTTTTATCTAATTTATCATTTTCGTTAATAAGAGCATGCATTATTATTGTCATTCCGTTTTCATCTTGAAAATTTATATTAACCGATTTATTTTTATTCGGAACAATATAAATTAAAACTATGATTATTAAAAATATTATTATAAAAGATATAAAAATATTATTTATGTTTTTAGATTTTGTCGATATTTTTTTAATATTATTTTTTTTCATTTTAATTTTTCCATTAATTACAAAACGATTTTATTATTATAAATCAATAATTAAAATATAGATATAAATAACTTGATTTTAAATAAAAATTGTTTAGTATATTTATAATATATAATTTATTAAAAAGGCTTTAATTATGAAATTTATTTTTTCAAGAATAATAATAGGAAGTTTGGTAATAATCATAGGAGTGTATATACTTCTTCAATATATTTTTCACATTTATATTCCTTTTCTCGCTTCAATTCCCGTATTTACTATAATAGTCGCTTTTCTTATAGTTTCTTGGGGAGTTGCCATATTATTTGGACGAGGTTTTTATTCTTCTAAAATAATTATAGGTTTATTATTAATTTTGTTCGGCATATATATTCTTATAAGATATTGCTTTAATGTAAATATGCCTTTCATTTTATACACGCCAATTTTTAGAATGATTTTTAGCATAATAATAGTTTTTTTAGGAATTTATATTTTAATCGGCGTTTATTATCTCGGAGATAATATTCCCGATTATAAAAAAAGATATTACAGATTATTTTTTAAAACTTCAAATATCGATTTTAGCAATATAGAAATAGACAGAAATATTAACATAACGGTTGATTCCATATTTTCCGACACAATTATATTTATAAATCAAAATATTCAAGTTTATATAAAGGCTTCAAGTTCGTTTGGAAGTATATCTCTTCCTACGGGCGATAGCGTAAGTTTTGGCGAAGTTAATTTTATTATAGGAGATTCTGATAAAATATTATATTTAAATGTAAATTCCGCATTTGGACAAATAAGAATTTTGTATAAATGATATTTTTATATTTTTGTTATCGTTTTTTTTTTTTTGTTAAAAAATATAAAATTAAACTTGACTTTTCAAAAAAGAATTACTATACTATTAAGCATAGATAAATATTTATTTTTGGAGGAAAAATATGTTTAGTAAAAAAAGCGAATTTTTAGCGGAACTCATAGGTTCAATGTTTCTAATTCTTTTAGGATGCGGAGTTGTAGCGTCGGTTGTTATTTGTAATAATGGTGCGCCCGTTAATATTCATTTGGCTTGGGGACTTGCCGTTACATTCGGTATTTATGTATCGGGTAAAATAAGCGGCGCTCATTTAAATCCAGCTGTTACTTTGGCTTTAGCTGTTACAAAAAGGTTTCCATGGAGTAAGGTTTTATATTATATCGTAGCTCAAATGATAGGTTGCTTTATTGCAGCGGCTATAGTATTTGCGGTATATTATAAAAAATGGATAGAGGTTGACTCGGAATTTGTAAACACGGCTGGAGTATTTTGCACTTTTCCAGCTGTTCCAGGTTTCTTATCGGGTTTAGTCGACCAAATTGTAGGAACTTTCATATTAGTATTTTTAATTTTAACGGTTGGAGATGCAAATAATACGCCCGCTGGTTCTAATTTAGGACCTATAATTGTAGGTTTAATAGTCGTAGCTATAGGATTATCTTTCGGCTATATGCATGGTTATGCGATTAATCCTGCAAGAGATTTAGGACCTAGACTATTTGCCGTAGTTGCGGGTTTTAAAAATAACGGACTTACGGATGGAACTAATGTATGGATAGTGCCTATAATAGGTCCTATAATCGGCGGTATTTTAGCTGGCATAATTTATGATTTAACTTTGGGAAAAATATTATCTTCAAATAAATAAAAATTAAAATTGTCGCAAGAATGCGGCGAAGGAGTTTTAAATGGCTAAATATGTAGTGGCAATAGACCAAGGGACAACGAGCAGCAGAGCAATATTATTTGATTATGACCAAAATATGGTATCCGTAGCTCAAAAAGAATTTACTCAAATATATCCAAACGAAGGTTGGGTAGAGCATAACGCTTCGGAAATTTGGGCGACTCAATTCGGAGTATTGCAAGAGGCTATACAAAAAGCTGGAGCAAAGCCTGAAGATATAGCGGCTATAGGAATAACAAATCAGAGAGAGACAACGGTTGTTTGGGATAAAAATACGGGAGAGCCTATATATAACGCTATAGTTTGGCAATGCAGAAGAACGGCTTCAATTTGCGATGCTATAAAATCTAAAGGATTAGATTCTTATATTAGAGAGAATACGGGACTTGTTATAGACGCTTATTTTTCAGGAACTAAAATTAAGTGGATATTAGACAATGTTGCTGGAGCGAGAGATAAAGCTAAAAAAGGAGAGTTATTATTTGGAACTATAGACACTTGGCTTATATGGAAACTCACGGGCGGAAAAGTTCATGTTACCGATTATACTAACGCTTCTCGAACAATGATTTATAATATTAAAGAGCTTAAATGGGATGAAAAAATATTAAAAGAATTGGATATTCCAGAAAGTATGCTTCCAGAAGTTAAAGATTCTTCCGAAGTTTACGGATACGCTAATATAAACGGAAAAGATGTCACAATATCGGGCATAGCGGGAGACCAACAAGCGGCTTTATTTGGGCAGGCATGTTTTGGCAAGGGAGATATAAAAAACACTTACGGAACGGGCAGTTTTATTCTTATGAATATAGGGGAAAAATTCATTTTAAGTAAAAACGGATTATTAACCACTATAGGAATAGGATATAAAGGAAAAATAGAATACGCTTTAGAAGGTTCGGTATTTATTGCAGGCGCGGTTATTCAATGGATTAGAGACGAATTAAGACTATTGCATGACGCTAAAGACACGGAATATTTTGCCACTAAAGTTAAAGACACAAACGGAGTATATTTAGTTCCCGCTTTTGTAGGACTTGGCGCTCCTTATTGGGATATGTATGCAAGAGGTTGTTTAGTAGGAATCACGAGAGGCGTAAATAGAAGTCATATAATAAGAGCGGCGGAAGAGGCTATAGCCTATCAAAGTAGAGATGTTATAGACGCTATGGTTGCCGATTCGGGAGTAAAATTAGGTTCGCTAAAAGTTGACGGCGGAGCTTCGAGAGATAATTTTTTAATGCAATTTCAAGCGGATATAATAAATACAAAAGTTTTAAGACCTCAAATAACCGAAACAACCGCTTTGGGCGCCGCGTATTTGGCAGGCTTGGCGGTAGGTTTTTGGAAAGATAAAGAAGAAATTTCTAAAAGATGGAGATTAGACAAAGAATTTAACCCTTCTTTACCCGAAGATGAAAGAAATAAAAAATATACAGGCTGGAAAAAAGCGGTTGAAAGAGCTAAAAATTGGGCTGTATAATAAAATTTTGTAATCCGTATATTGATTATTTCGATATACGGATTACATTTTAACTTATAACAAAAACAAAGGTATTTTATGTATGATATATTAATAATTGGCGCGGGCGTTTCTGGGACTTCGGCAGCGAGAGAATTATCGAGATATAAGGCAAATACATGCGTTGTCGAAAAATGCGAGGATGTATGTTCGGGGACTTCAAAGGCAAATAGCGGAATAGTTCATGCGGGATTTGACGCCGCCAACGGTTCGCTTATGGAAAAGTTGAATGTTTTGGGAAATAAAATGATGCCAAAAATAGCAAAAGATTTGAATGTTCCTTTTAAATTAAACGGTTCTTTAGTAGTATGCTCAAATAAAGAAGATATTCCGAATTTACAAAAATTATACGAAAGAGGAATTGCAAACGGAGTAGAGAATTTAAAAATATTAAACAAAGAAGAAGTTTTTGAAAGAGAGCCAAATTTAAATGATAATGTTGTAGCCGCTTTATACGCGCCGACTGCGGGAATAATTTGCCCTTTTATACTCAATGTCGCTTATGCGGAAAATGCATTCGATAACGGAGTAGAATTCAAATTTAATACGGAAGTTTTGAATATAAAAAAAGTTAATAATATATTTGAAGTTATAACTAATAACGAAATGATAAAAACAAAATATATTGTAAACGCAGCGGGAATCTATGCCGACAAATTTCATAATATGGTAAGCGACAATAAAATAAACATAAAACCAAGAAGAGGCGATTATATTCTGCTTGATAGCGAAGTTAAAAATATAGTTTCTTCAACAATATTCGCTTTGCCAAGCAAATTTGGAAAAGGCATTTTGGTGACGCCAACGGTTCATGGAAATATAATGATTGGTCCTACGGCAATAGATATAGAAGATAAAGAAGGAGTAAATACTACGACAGAAGGATTAAATCAAATAATAGAAAAATCTAAACTCACGGTAAAAAATATTCCTTATAATAAAGTAATCACTTCTTTTGCGGGGCTTCGCCCTCATGAAGACGGACATGAATTTATAATTAAAGAAGTAGAAGACGCTGAAAATTTTATTGACTGCGCGGGAATAGAATCGCCTGGACTTGCAAGCTCGCCTGCAATTGGAGTTATGGTAGCGGATATTTTAAAAGAAAAAGCAAAATTAGAAACTAAAAAAGATTTTATAGAGAAGAGAAAAGGCATTACAAAATTTATGAGTTTGTCTAACGAAGAAAAAAATAAACTTATAAAAGAAAATCATTTATACGGGCATATAATTTGCAGATGCGAAAAAATTACAGAAGGAGAAATAGTCGATGCAATAAAAAGCCCGATTGGAGCGAAATCTTTAGACGGAATTAAAAGAAGAGTGAGGGCTGGACTTGGAAGATGTCAAGGCGGATTCTGTTCGCCAAAAATAATGGAAATACTTTCAAGAGAGCTTAATATTAATATACTCGATATTACAAAATCCGAAAAAGGTTCTGAAATAATTAAAGGATTTGATAAAGAAAGTTTATAAGGAGAGACAATGAAATCTTACGATATTGTTATTATAGGCGGAGGACCTGCGGGACTTGCGGCTGCTATTTCGGCAAGGGAAAATGGAATTGAAAATTTGCTTATTATAGAAAGAGACGAAGTTTTAGGCGGAATATTAAATCAATGCATTCATAACGGTTTTGGACTTCATAGATTTGGAGAAGAATTAACGGGACCAGAATACGCTTACAGATTTATAGAAAAAGTTATAGATTTGAAAATAGAATATAAATTAAATACTATGGTTTTGAATATCGATGCCGACAAGAATATAACTTATATAAACAAAGAAGAAGGTTTTATTCAAATTAAATCTAAATCTATTATTTTAGCTATGGGATGCAGAGAGCGAGCGAGAGGCGCGCTTAATATAGCGGGATATAGACCAGCGGGAATATTTTCGGCGGGAGCTGCGCAACATTTAGTAAATATTGAAGGATATATGCCAGGAAAAGAAGTAGTTATTTTGGGTTCGGGCGATATAGGACTTATTATGGCAAGGAGAATGACTTTTGAAGGAGCGAATGTAAAAGTTGTAGCCGAGATTTTACCATTTTCGGGAGGCTTAAAAAGAAATATAGTTCAATGTTTGGACGATTTTAATATTCCTTTGAAATTAAGTCACACGGTTATTGACATTAAAGGAAAAGACAGAATCGAAGGAGTTATTATTGCTAAAGTTGACGAGAATATGAAGCCGATTAAAGGAACTGAAGAATATTATTCATGCGACACTTTGCTTTTGTCGGTTGGATTAATTCCCGAAAATGAACTTTCAAAAGAAATAGGAATTGAAATAAACCCAATCACATC
Protein-coding regions in this window:
- a CDS encoding tetratricopeptide repeat protein, with the translated sequence MKKNFIFLIAFIFYLTSCATALKITPEEARYPKIIAEKAYTEFNNKKYKRAIKYYQYIIDNFDRENYSKDMAWAYYEIGFCYYYQKKYKKALEYFNIVMNDFAVLPPKMLAQKVMNDIYDKKPKLKPIEIIEETKEIEIEDIES
- a CDS encoding histidine phosphatase family protein codes for the protein MKILFIRHGQTQYNAEFRWLGSTDNPLCENGKKELLEKKHIIEKYKPIQKLYCSPMKRCVETAEIYFNQMNIEIIDDLKERCFGDFEGKKYEELKDNHYYKEFNKKLWRSNIPNGEDYKEFFKRTKRVYLNILQDMKKNNLDYAAIVSHGGIIMSIISEFDNKKMAFYDYLVKNGCGFLTKIDEKNNIDILEKF
- a CDS encoding cobalamin biosynthesis protein; translated protein: METLLILPISFLMDMFINSFKLDIFAYIKNLFDKINNILHEKVYKENKILEFIFGTLISIFIIVIVFLISFYLLKLFYKIHFIIGLIIELILFYNILETRKPLEFASIIFGTLQNNNFNKARNILKENLKIDTEDMDEETIIKRTIEYATITSAENSIYLLILFIIGGIPICFLYKTIYTLSKNEVAIDENKNKKLFEIFLVKLCFIINIILSLISFLFYAISSLFLQYRFRNSFAILKKDAKDSKSILECAVAGSLDIEIGGDYFKDGELFERENVGDYMEELNYKLIEKVNKILLLGNYISLSILIFIKLIFMLLSVIF
- a CDS encoding ankyrin repeat domain-containing protein; translated protein: MKKNNIKKISTKSKNINNIFISFIIIFLIIIVLIYIVPNKNKSVNINFQDENGMTIIMHALINENDKLDKNDIKNLLIQNRNKIDYNITDNNNRTLLMFAASYGDKDIIEEIVKYGNGIDKTDNNGQTALHLAAKYNKLDSVKELIRLNANPNIKDNSSLTPIDIAEFEGYEDIYEFLNNIN
- a CDS encoding MIP/aquaporin family protein, whose protein sequence is MFSKKSEFLAELIGSMFLILLGCGVVASVVICNNGAPVNIHLAWGLAVTFGIYVSGKISGAHLNPAVTLALAVTKRFPWSKVLYYIVAQMIGCFIAAAIVFAVYYKKWIEVDSEFVNTAGVFCTFPAVPGFLSGLVDQIVGTFILVFLILTVGDANNTPAGSNLGPIIVGLIVVAIGLSFGYMHGYAINPARDLGPRLFAVVAGFKNNGLTDGTNVWIVPIIGPIIGGILAGIIYDLTLGKILSSNK
- the glpK gene encoding glycerol kinase GlpK: MAKYVVAIDQGTTSSRAILFDYDQNMVSVAQKEFTQIYPNEGWVEHNASEIWATQFGVLQEAIQKAGAKPEDIAAIGITNQRETTVVWDKNTGEPIYNAIVWQCRRTASICDAIKSKGLDSYIRENTGLVIDAYFSGTKIKWILDNVAGARDKAKKGELLFGTIDTWLIWKLTGGKVHVTDYTNASRTMIYNIKELKWDEKILKELDIPESMLPEVKDSSEVYGYANINGKDVTISGIAGDQQAALFGQACFGKGDIKNTYGTGSFILMNIGEKFILSKNGLLTTIGIGYKGKIEYALEGSVFIAGAVIQWIRDELRLLHDAKDTEYFATKVKDTNGVYLVPAFVGLGAPYWDMYARGCLVGITRGVNRSHIIRAAEEAIAYQSRDVIDAMVADSGVKLGSLKVDGGASRDNFLMQFQADIINTKVLRPQITETTALGAAYLAGLAVGFWKDKEEISKRWRLDKEFNPSLPEDERNKKYTGWKKAVERAKNWAV
- a CDS encoding NAD(P)/FAD-dependent oxidoreductase, whose protein sequence is MYDILIIGAGVSGTSAARELSRYKANTCVVEKCEDVCSGTSKANSGIVHAGFDAANGSLMEKLNVLGNKMMPKIAKDLNVPFKLNGSLVVCSNKEDIPNLQKLYERGIANGVENLKILNKEEVFEREPNLNDNVVAALYAPTAGIICPFILNVAYAENAFDNGVEFKFNTEVLNIKKVNNIFEVITNNEMIKTKYIVNAAGIYADKFHNMVSDNKINIKPRRGDYILLDSEVKNIVSSTIFALPSKFGKGILVTPTVHGNIMIGPTAIDIEDKEGVNTTTEGLNQIIEKSKLTVKNIPYNKVITSFAGLRPHEDGHEFIIKEVEDAENFIDCAGIESPGLASSPAIGVMVADILKEKAKLETKKDFIEKRKGITKFMSLSNEEKNKLIKENHLYGHIICRCEKITEGEIVDAIKSPIGAKSLDGIKRRVRAGLGRCQGGFCSPKIMEILSRELNINILDITKSEKGSEIIKGFDKESL
- a CDS encoding NAD(P)/FAD-dependent oxidoreductase, which codes for MKSYDIVIIGGGPAGLAAAISARENGIENLLIIERDEVLGGILNQCIHNGFGLHRFGEELTGPEYAYRFIEKVIDLKIEYKLNTMVLNIDADKNITYINKEEGFIQIKSKSIILAMGCRERARGALNIAGYRPAGIFSAGAAQHLVNIEGYMPGKEVVILGSGDIGLIMARRMTFEGANVKVVAEILPFSGGLKRNIVQCLDDFNIPLKLSHTVIDIKGKDRIEGVIIAKVDENMKPIKGTEEYYSCDTLLLSVGLIPENELSKEIGIEINPITSGPIVNESLETNIEGIFSCGNALHVHDLVDFVSEEAETAGKSAAIYILNKKTKKEKEEYIYLKASNGIRYTVPSIVNIENIDKELTVRFRVGGVFTNKFLNVYFDGARLVHKKHLIFAPGEMETLKLNKDMLLKEGLKNIEFKIEDN